A single Amphiprion ocellaris isolate individual 3 ecotype Okinawa chromosome 1, ASM2253959v1, whole genome shotgun sequence DNA region contains:
- the golm2 gene encoding protein GOLM2 isoform X4 — MVGFGANRRGGRLPSFILIFLMVIIAILSFNYWTVSNKHGRLLDELAEVQTQVKRTDAARSRLEKRNSELIMQVDTHRKQIDQKDGDYSVLEGKLQARETLIKKCTDDKMKLQNDVTAQMTEIQRLKEQLKELKQEFMKQEEQLKEVKKNSTTLERKLEYESLQCGRQIAQLKDEYEETKKTLEEEASKLRQSVMDGQKGVVAGRHADGAPGVEMGGERHTVATHRHDRQSDLKEMGKPGSDAGMPGIEDSEVGKIDDMQFALKKPAITQKHDEAPDLVVGAGAGPGLGAADGPGGLLLDQPRLQQDRVDGRVAVIAPPGANKADKPVVFEEDNKAGIKADELGEQQRQLRAPDNVKGDSEHLKRIPLPPNPAQVPNPIQPHHAKDQAEPVHHRQNDDDRDMQGDRAVDYGKRHQPNDIL, encoded by the exons ATGGTCGGGTTTGGTGCAAACCGACGGGGAGGCCGCCTCCcgtccttcatcctcatcttcttGATGGTGATCATCGCCATACTGTCTTTCAACTACTGGACAGTGTCCAATAAGCACGGCCGCCTGCTGGATGAGCTGGCCGAGGTGCAGACGCAGGTGAAGCGGACGGACGCGGCGCGGAGTCGGCTGGAGAAGCGCAACTCGGAGCTGATCATGCAGGTGGACACGCACAGGAAGCAGATCGACCAGAAGGATGGAGACTACAGCGTCCTGGAGGGCAAGCTGCAGGCCCGGGAGACGCTCATCAAAAAGTGCACTGACGACAAG ATGAAGCTGCAGAATGATGTCACAGCCCAGATGACAGAAATCCAGAGGCTGAAAG AGCAGCTAAAGGAGCTGAAGCAAGAATTCATGAAGCAGGAAGAGCAGCTAaaagaagtgaagaaaaatagCACTACCTTGGAAAGAAAACTGGAGTATGAAAG TTTACAGTGTGGACGACAGATTGCACAACTGAAAGACGAGtatgaagaaacaaaaaagacccTGGAGGAAGAGGCATCCAAGCTAAGACAG AGTGTAATGGATGGCCAAAAGGGTGTAGTAGCAGGTAGACATGCAGATGGAGCACCTGGTGTGGAGATGGGTGGAGAGCGCCATACAGTGGCCACTCACCGACATGACAGACAGTCGGATTTAAAAG AGATGGGCAAGCCTGGCAGTGATGCTGGTATGCCTGGTATTGAAGACAGTGAGGTGGGGAAAATCGACGACATGCAATTTG CCTTGAAGAAACCAGCCATCACTCAGAAGCATGATGAGGCCCCTGATTTGGTGGTCGGAGCTGGTGCCGGACCTGGACTCGGTGCAGCTGATGGACCCGGGGGCCTGTTGCTGGACCAGCCCAGACTCCAGCAGGACAGAGTGGACGGCCGAGTGGCAGTGATCGCACCCCCAGGCGCCAACAAGGCAGACAAACCAGTAGTGTTTGAAGAAGACAACAAGGCAGGTATCAAGGCAGACGAGCTGGGAGAGCAGCAAAGACAACTTCGAG CTCCCGATAATGTCAAAGGTGACAGCGAACACTTGAAGAGGATTCCTCTGCCGCCCAACCCTGCCCAGGTGCCCAATCCCATCCAGCCTCACCACGCCAAAGACCAAGCAGAGCCAGTACACCACCGCCAAA ATGACGATGATCGGGACATGCAGGGAGATCGGGCCGTGGATTATGGGAAAAGACATCAACCCAATGACATTCTTTGA
- the golm2 gene encoding protein GOLM2 isoform X3, with protein MVGFGANRRGGRLPSFILIFLMVIIAILSFNYWTVSNKHGRLLDELAEVQTQVKRTDAARSRLEKRNSELIMQVDTHRKQIDQKDGDYSVLEGKLQARETLIKKCTDDKMKLQNDVTAQMTEIQRLKEQLKELKQEFMKQEEQLKEVKKNSTTLERKLEYESLQCGRQIAQLKDEYEETKKTLEEEASKLRQSVMDGQKGVVAGRHADGAPGVEMGGERHTVATHRHDRQSDLKEEMGKPGSDAGMPGIEDSEVGKIDDMQFALKKPAITQKHDEAPDLVVGAGAGPGLGAADGPGGLLLDQPRLQQDRVDGRVAVIAPPGANKADKPVVFEEDNKAGIKADELGEQQRQLRAPDNVKGDSEHLKRIPLPPNPAQVPNPIQPHHAKDQAEPVHHRQNDDDRDMQGDRAVDYGKRHQPNDIL; from the exons ATGGTCGGGTTTGGTGCAAACCGACGGGGAGGCCGCCTCCcgtccttcatcctcatcttcttGATGGTGATCATCGCCATACTGTCTTTCAACTACTGGACAGTGTCCAATAAGCACGGCCGCCTGCTGGATGAGCTGGCCGAGGTGCAGACGCAGGTGAAGCGGACGGACGCGGCGCGGAGTCGGCTGGAGAAGCGCAACTCGGAGCTGATCATGCAGGTGGACACGCACAGGAAGCAGATCGACCAGAAGGATGGAGACTACAGCGTCCTGGAGGGCAAGCTGCAGGCCCGGGAGACGCTCATCAAAAAGTGCACTGACGACAAG ATGAAGCTGCAGAATGATGTCACAGCCCAGATGACAGAAATCCAGAGGCTGAAAG AGCAGCTAAAGGAGCTGAAGCAAGAATTCATGAAGCAGGAAGAGCAGCTAaaagaagtgaagaaaaatagCACTACCTTGGAAAGAAAACTGGAGTATGAAAG TTTACAGTGTGGACGACAGATTGCACAACTGAAAGACGAGtatgaagaaacaaaaaagacccTGGAGGAAGAGGCATCCAAGCTAAGACAG AGTGTAATGGATGGCCAAAAGGGTGTAGTAGCAGGTAGACATGCAGATGGAGCACCTGGTGTGGAGATGGGTGGAGAGCGCCATACAGTGGCCACTCACCGACATGACAGACAGTCGGATTTAAAAG AAGAGATGGGCAAGCCTGGCAGTGATGCTGGTATGCCTGGTATTGAAGACAGTGAGGTGGGGAAAATCGACGACATGCAATTTG CCTTGAAGAAACCAGCCATCACTCAGAAGCATGATGAGGCCCCTGATTTGGTGGTCGGAGCTGGTGCCGGACCTGGACTCGGTGCAGCTGATGGACCCGGGGGCCTGTTGCTGGACCAGCCCAGACTCCAGCAGGACAGAGTGGACGGCCGAGTGGCAGTGATCGCACCCCCAGGCGCCAACAAGGCAGACAAACCAGTAGTGTTTGAAGAAGACAACAAGGCAGGTATCAAGGCAGACGAGCTGGGAGAGCAGCAAAGACAACTTCGAG CTCCCGATAATGTCAAAGGTGACAGCGAACACTTGAAGAGGATTCCTCTGCCGCCCAACCCTGCCCAGGTGCCCAATCCCATCCAGCCTCACCACGCCAAAGACCAAGCAGAGCCAGTACACCACCGCCAAA ATGACGATGATCGGGACATGCAGGGAGATCGGGCCGTGGATTATGGGAAAAGACATCAACCCAATGACATTCTTTGA
- the golm2 gene encoding protein GOLM2 isoform X2, with protein sequence MVGFGANRRGGRLPSFILIFLMVIIAILSFNYWTVSNKHGRLLDELAEVQTQVKRTDAARSRLEKRNSELIMQVDTHRKQIDQKDGDYSVLEGKLQARETLIKKCTDDKMKLQNDVTAQMTEIQRLKEQLKELKQEFMKQEEQLKEVKKNSTTLERKLEYESLQCGRQIAQLKDEYEETKKTLEEEASKLRQSVMDGQKGVVAGRHADGAPGVEMGGERHTVATHRHDRQSDLKEMGKPGSDAGMPGIEDSEVGKIDDMQFALKKPAITQKHDEAPDLVVGAGAGPGLGAADGPGGLLLDQPRLQQDRVDGRVAVIAPPGANKADKPVVFEEDNKAGIKADELGEQQRQLRAPDNVKGDSEHLKRIPLPPNPAQVPNPIQPHHAKDQAEPVHHRQSRFFDENESPVDPQHGSKLADYNGDDGNVGEYEADKQAELAYNEEEDGDGGEEDVQDDDDRDMQGDRAVDYGKRHQPNDIL encoded by the exons ATGGTCGGGTTTGGTGCAAACCGACGGGGAGGCCGCCTCCcgtccttcatcctcatcttcttGATGGTGATCATCGCCATACTGTCTTTCAACTACTGGACAGTGTCCAATAAGCACGGCCGCCTGCTGGATGAGCTGGCCGAGGTGCAGACGCAGGTGAAGCGGACGGACGCGGCGCGGAGTCGGCTGGAGAAGCGCAACTCGGAGCTGATCATGCAGGTGGACACGCACAGGAAGCAGATCGACCAGAAGGATGGAGACTACAGCGTCCTGGAGGGCAAGCTGCAGGCCCGGGAGACGCTCATCAAAAAGTGCACTGACGACAAG ATGAAGCTGCAGAATGATGTCACAGCCCAGATGACAGAAATCCAGAGGCTGAAAG AGCAGCTAAAGGAGCTGAAGCAAGAATTCATGAAGCAGGAAGAGCAGCTAaaagaagtgaagaaaaatagCACTACCTTGGAAAGAAAACTGGAGTATGAAAG TTTACAGTGTGGACGACAGATTGCACAACTGAAAGACGAGtatgaagaaacaaaaaagacccTGGAGGAAGAGGCATCCAAGCTAAGACAG AGTGTAATGGATGGCCAAAAGGGTGTAGTAGCAGGTAGACATGCAGATGGAGCACCTGGTGTGGAGATGGGTGGAGAGCGCCATACAGTGGCCACTCACCGACATGACAGACAGTCGGATTTAAAAG AGATGGGCAAGCCTGGCAGTGATGCTGGTATGCCTGGTATTGAAGACAGTGAGGTGGGGAAAATCGACGACATGCAATTTG CCTTGAAGAAACCAGCCATCACTCAGAAGCATGATGAGGCCCCTGATTTGGTGGTCGGAGCTGGTGCCGGACCTGGACTCGGTGCAGCTGATGGACCCGGGGGCCTGTTGCTGGACCAGCCCAGACTCCAGCAGGACAGAGTGGACGGCCGAGTGGCAGTGATCGCACCCCCAGGCGCCAACAAGGCAGACAAACCAGTAGTGTTTGAAGAAGACAACAAGGCAGGTATCAAGGCAGACGAGCTGGGAGAGCAGCAAAGACAACTTCGAG CTCCCGATAATGTCAAAGGTGACAGCGAACACTTGAAGAGGATTCCTCTGCCGCCCAACCCTGCCCAGGTGCCCAATCCCATCCAGCCTCACCACGCCAAAGACCAAGCAGAGCCAGTACACCACCGCCAAA GCCGGTTCTTTGATGAGAACGAGTCCCCAGTAGATCCGCAACACGGCTCTAAGCTAGCGGACTACAATGGGGATGATGGGAACGTGGGTGAGTATGAGGCCGACAAGCAGGCCGAGCTGGCCTACAATGAGGAAGAGGATGGTGATGGTGGGGAGGAAGACGTTCAAG ATGACGATGATCGGGACATGCAGGGAGATCGGGCCGTGGATTATGGGAAAAGACATCAACCCAATGACATTCTTTGA
- the golm2 gene encoding protein GOLM2 isoform X1, whose protein sequence is MVGFGANRRGGRLPSFILIFLMVIIAILSFNYWTVSNKHGRLLDELAEVQTQVKRTDAARSRLEKRNSELIMQVDTHRKQIDQKDGDYSVLEGKLQARETLIKKCTDDKMKLQNDVTAQMTEIQRLKEQLKELKQEFMKQEEQLKEVKKNSTTLERKLEYESLQCGRQIAQLKDEYEETKKTLEEEASKLRQSVMDGQKGVVAGRHADGAPGVEMGGERHTVATHRHDRQSDLKEEMGKPGSDAGMPGIEDSEVGKIDDMQFALKKPAITQKHDEAPDLVVGAGAGPGLGAADGPGGLLLDQPRLQQDRVDGRVAVIAPPGANKADKPVVFEEDNKAGIKADELGEQQRQLRAPDNVKGDSEHLKRIPLPPNPAQVPNPIQPHHAKDQAEPVHHRQSRFFDENESPVDPQHGSKLADYNGDDGNVGEYEADKQAELAYNEEEDGDGGEEDVQDDDDRDMQGDRAVDYGKRHQPNDIL, encoded by the exons ATGGTCGGGTTTGGTGCAAACCGACGGGGAGGCCGCCTCCcgtccttcatcctcatcttcttGATGGTGATCATCGCCATACTGTCTTTCAACTACTGGACAGTGTCCAATAAGCACGGCCGCCTGCTGGATGAGCTGGCCGAGGTGCAGACGCAGGTGAAGCGGACGGACGCGGCGCGGAGTCGGCTGGAGAAGCGCAACTCGGAGCTGATCATGCAGGTGGACACGCACAGGAAGCAGATCGACCAGAAGGATGGAGACTACAGCGTCCTGGAGGGCAAGCTGCAGGCCCGGGAGACGCTCATCAAAAAGTGCACTGACGACAAG ATGAAGCTGCAGAATGATGTCACAGCCCAGATGACAGAAATCCAGAGGCTGAAAG AGCAGCTAAAGGAGCTGAAGCAAGAATTCATGAAGCAGGAAGAGCAGCTAaaagaagtgaagaaaaatagCACTACCTTGGAAAGAAAACTGGAGTATGAAAG TTTACAGTGTGGACGACAGATTGCACAACTGAAAGACGAGtatgaagaaacaaaaaagacccTGGAGGAAGAGGCATCCAAGCTAAGACAG AGTGTAATGGATGGCCAAAAGGGTGTAGTAGCAGGTAGACATGCAGATGGAGCACCTGGTGTGGAGATGGGTGGAGAGCGCCATACAGTGGCCACTCACCGACATGACAGACAGTCGGATTTAAAAG AAGAGATGGGCAAGCCTGGCAGTGATGCTGGTATGCCTGGTATTGAAGACAGTGAGGTGGGGAAAATCGACGACATGCAATTTG CCTTGAAGAAACCAGCCATCACTCAGAAGCATGATGAGGCCCCTGATTTGGTGGTCGGAGCTGGTGCCGGACCTGGACTCGGTGCAGCTGATGGACCCGGGGGCCTGTTGCTGGACCAGCCCAGACTCCAGCAGGACAGAGTGGACGGCCGAGTGGCAGTGATCGCACCCCCAGGCGCCAACAAGGCAGACAAACCAGTAGTGTTTGAAGAAGACAACAAGGCAGGTATCAAGGCAGACGAGCTGGGAGAGCAGCAAAGACAACTTCGAG CTCCCGATAATGTCAAAGGTGACAGCGAACACTTGAAGAGGATTCCTCTGCCGCCCAACCCTGCCCAGGTGCCCAATCCCATCCAGCCTCACCACGCCAAAGACCAAGCAGAGCCAGTACACCACCGCCAAA GCCGGTTCTTTGATGAGAACGAGTCCCCAGTAGATCCGCAACACGGCTCTAAGCTAGCGGACTACAATGGGGATGATGGGAACGTGGGTGAGTATGAGGCCGACAAGCAGGCCGAGCTGGCCTACAATGAGGAAGAGGATGGTGATGGTGGGGAGGAAGACGTTCAAG ATGACGATGATCGGGACATGCAGGGAGATCGGGCCGTGGATTATGGGAAAAGACATCAACCCAATGACATTCTTTGA